A region of Salvelinus alpinus chromosome 6, SLU_Salpinus.1, whole genome shotgun sequence DNA encodes the following proteins:
- the LOC139579099 gene encoding uncharacterized protein, whose product MANCVVFHTQIASVMEVLANAAVAEICKLVDDDYAVLRLEITQSQKENRGLRRKLQLLELKVARDRAERTMRERVVASRPSSVKILDQYREMARGHLTGGHRSFVKPVRDNTWRPDQPITVDEGSGTSTQHFMVIESADGEAAGPGESSLVKQERTEGEDPQQIRNIQTGVAAGVVLPGATKDLTASPQPRTKHNITENSGTMNEVLKSETDTETLIVTQRILYTGSVLRSDPEGLGPLGCPPAPGSEYLLYGNRSPRTVHSHRDSCDALETGNDPSCSYTTVIEPGNISLGLETQTDLSRGNLNQYSCSVYSEGCLDKKGEVIVVDEVTVKVEGDAPPTWNVDCHLGDRHSQGRDLLDYRGSLGTNLNVATHSPLHTFRDRDPVSTTMGPSDSHGSIHFDQVLNSKNQKAKAQAVGATSDNSNEKQFLCMFCNKGFSCSQKLEIHQRVHTGIKPFSCTQCHMRFCHSSSLKRHQRVHTGVKPFSCTQCHMLFAQAGDLKRHQRVHTGEKPYSCTQCHMRFAQAGNLKMHLKVHTGERPFACMDCGKRFSERCYLMIHQQKNHSTL is encoded by the exons atggctaactgtgtggtttttcacactcaaatagcctccgttatggaggtgctagcgaatgcagccgtggcagagatctgtaaactcgtagacgacgactatgcagtgttacgattggaaataactcaaagccagaaagaaaaccggggattgcggaggaaactacagctTTTGGAACTAAAGGTGGCACGGGATCGCGCAGAGAGGACAATGCGAGAGCGCGTCGTCGCCAGTCGTCCCAGTAGTGTCAAGATCCTCGACCAATACAGAGAGatggcaagag gacatctcactggaggccacaggagTTTTGTGAAGCCAGTGAGAGACAATACATGGAGACCtgaccaaccaatcactgttgatgaggggagtggaacctcaacccagcacTTTATGGTGATAGAG TCTGCAGATGGAGAGGCTGCAGGTCCTGGAGAATCGTCTCTGGTAAAGCAGGAGAGGACTGAAGGAGAGGACCCACAACAAATCAGAAACATCCAGACTGGAGTAGCGGCTGGAGTGGTGCTCCCTGGAGCCACAAAGGACCTCACCGCCTCGCCCCAGCCCAGGACAAAACACAACATCACAGAGAACAGTGGAACAATGAACGAGGTCctcaagtcagagacagacacagagactttAATAGTAACACAAAGGATTTTATATACAGGATCTGTCCTCAGGTCAGACCCAGAGGGGCTGGGGCCACTGGGCTGTCCTCCTGCTCCCGGCTCAGAGTATTTACTTTACGGTAACCGGAGCCCAAGGACAGTTCATTCCCATCGGGACTCATGTGACGCATTAGAGACTGGCAATGATCCGTCTTGTTCCTACACTACAGTGATCGAGCCTGGCAACATATCCTTGGGTTTAGAGacacagactgatctgtctaGAGGGAACTTGAACCAGTACAGTTgtagtgtatactctgaagggtgcctagATAAGAAAGGGGAGGTTATAGTCGTAGATGAAGTGACTGTGAAAGTGGAGGGCGATGCTCCTCCCACATGGAATGTAGATTGTCATCTAGGAGACAGACACTCACAGGGCAGAGATTTGTTAGATTACAGGGGAAGCTTAGGGACAAATCTAAATGTCGCCACCCACTCCCCTTTACACACGTTCAGGGATCGCGACCCAGTGTCCACGACGATGGGGCCTTCCGATTCACACGGTAGCATCCATTTcgatcaggtattgaactcaaaGAACCAAAAGGCTAAGGCTCAGGCAGTGGGAGCAACATCAGACAATAGTAATGAGAAACagttcctctgcatgttctgtaacaaaggcttcagctgctCCCAGAAgttggagatccaccagagggtccacacagggataaaacccttcagctgtacccagtgtcataTGCGCTTCTGTCACTCGTCCAGCCttaagaggcaccagagggtccacacaggggtgaaaccattcagctgtacccagtgtcacatgctCTTCGCCCAGGCTGGTGacttgaagaggcaccagagggtccacacaggggaaaAACCCtacagctgtacccagtgtcacatgcgcttcgCCCAGGCTGGCAAcctgaagatgcacctgaaggtccacacgggagagaggcCGTTCGCCTGTATGGACTGCGGGAAGAGGTTCTCCGAGAGGTGCTACCTCatgatacaccagcagaaaaaccaTTCCACTCTATAA
- the LOC139577717 gene encoding uncharacterized protein produces MARGEGHLTGGHRSFVNPAGHNTWRDDQPITVDEGSGTSIQHVIVIESSDAEAAHSGVKQERTEGEEDLQQSRDIQTGLTGAPPVATEDTAPAQSSTRHSITEVCGTPNAVLKSETDTETLNVHTGSDHRSDPERLGLGPLGCPPVPGSENLPIFHQSQRTVHSRGYGEVLYTGVDDPSCTHATEIDPGNVSLDLETQTDLSRGDWNRYRSSVYSEGFLDKKGEVMVVDEVKVEGDAPPTVNADSRRAEIS; encoded by the exons ATGGCAAGAG gtgaaggacatctcactggaggccacaggagctttgtgaaTCCAGCGGGACACAACacatggagagatgaccaacccatcactgttgatgaggggagtggaacctcaaTCCAGCACGTTATTGTTATAGAG TCTTCAGATGCAGAGGCTGCACATTCTGGGGTCAAGCAGGAGAggactgaaggagaggaggacctaCAGCAAagcagagacatccagactggaTTGACTGGAGCACCCCCTGTAGCCACAGAGGACACCGCCCCAGCGCAGTCCAGTACCCGACACAGCATCACAGAGGTCTGTGGAACGCCAAACGCTGTCCTCAAGTCAGAGACGGACACTGAGACTTTAAATGTACACACAGGATCTGACCACagatcagacccagagagactAGGTCTGGGTCCATTGGGCTGTCCTCCTGTTCCCGGCTCAGAAAACTTACCAATATTTCACCAGAGCCAGAGGACGGTTCATTCCCGTGGATATGGTGAGGTGTTATACACTGGCGTTGATGACCCTTCTTGTACTCACGCTACAGAAATTGACCCTGGCAACGTATCCTTGGATTTGGAGacacagactgatctgtctagaggggactggaaccggtaccgtagtagtgtatactctgaagggtTCCTAGATAAGAAAGgagaggttatggtggtagatgAGGTGAAAGTGGAGGGCGACGCTCCTCCCACAGTGAATGCAGATAGTCGCAGGGCAGAGATTTCTTAG